A region from the Candidatus Thermokryptus mobilis genome encodes:
- a CDS encoding 5-formyltetrahydrofolate cyclo-ligase encodes MSKDKQSIRREILSIRNSLSRDEVNERSKLIFENLKKLSFFASADVIHTYVSSKKNEVDTVEIIRYLLSSGKKVIVPVVNKERKVLLHSRLESLSELKPSTFGILEPGVIREVDIAKIDLVLVPAVAVDRRGNRIGFGGGYYDKFLNQVKCPKVALVYDFQVVDEITPSPGDVPVDFIVTESEIISCAGT; translated from the coding sequence ATGAGCAAGGATAAACAAAGTATAAGAAGGGAAATTTTATCTATCCGAAATTCCCTTTCCCGAGATGAAGTAAATGAAAGAAGTAAACTTATTTTTGAAAACTTGAAGAAATTATCCTTCTTTGCCTCAGCCGATGTAATTCACACTTATGTGTCTTCAAAGAAGAACGAAGTTGATACCGTTGAAATCATAAGGTATCTTTTATCGTCCGGGAAGAAAGTCATCGTCCCGGTCGTTAATAAAGAAAGGAAAGTTTTGCTTCACTCCCGATTGGAAAGTTTATCTGAACTTAAACCATCTACATTTGGAATACTTGAGCCAGGAGTTATAAGAGAGGTTGATATAGCGAAGATAGACCTTGTTCTTGTCCCAGCTGTTGCTGTAGATAGGCGAGGGAATCGTATCGGATTTGGAGGCGGGTATTATGATAAATTTTTGAATCAGGTAAAGTGTCCGAAAGTTGCTCTTGTTTATGATTTTCAGGTTGTGGATGAAATAACTCCTTCGCCAGGGGATGTCCCAGTTGATTTTATCGTAACAGAAAGCGAAATTATCTCGTGCGCTGGAACATAA
- the frr gene encoding ribosome recycling factor: MTAPSTIPEILKDAEERMKKSVEITRQELARVRTGKATTALLDGIKVDYYGQNLPINKVATVSVTDPHTLTVTPWDKSLIPVIEKAILTSDLGLNPTNDGNVIRIPIPPLTEERRREIVKLVKKFGEEGKIAIRNVRRDANEHLRRIEKSQHISEDDRKRAEEQVQKLTDKYIKEIDALLEQKEKEIMSF, translated from the coding sequence ATGACAGCGCCGTCAACAATACCGGAGATACTTAAAGATGCGGAAGAAAGGATGAAAAAGTCAGTTGAAATAACAAGACAAGAACTTGCCAGGGTAAGAACTGGCAAAGCAACAACAGCTCTTCTTGATGGGATTAAAGTTGATTATTATGGTCAAAATTTGCCCATCAATAAGGTTGCCACTGTTAGCGTCACAGACCCCCACACTTTGACAGTAACCCCTTGGGATAAGTCGTTAATCCCGGTGATTGAAAAGGCAATTCTGACATCTGACCTGGGTTTGAACCCGACGAATGACGGTAATGTTATAAGAATACCAATCCCACCACTGACGGAAGAGAGGCGAAGGGAGATAGTTAAACTTGTCAAAAAATTTGGCGAGGAAGGGAAAATTGCTATAAGAAATGTAAGAAGGGATGCGAACGAGCACCTCAGAAGAATTGAAAAATCACAGCATATCTCTGAAGACGATAGAAAACGGGCAGAAGAGCAGGTGCAGAAATTAACGGATAAGTATATAAAAGAGATAGATGCTTTACTTGAGCAGAAGGAAAAGGAGATAATGAGCTTTTAA
- the pyrH gene encoding UMP kinase, giving the protein MNQPIYKRILLKISGEALMGERGYGIDPSVLNRLADEIKEVHELGVQVGIVIGGGNIYRGVDAVAEGIDKVVGDQMGMLATVINALALQNVLEKKGVMTRLQTAIVMEQIAEPFIRRRAIRHLEKGRVVIFAAGTGNPYFTTDTAAALRAVEIKADVILKGTRVDGVYDSDPEKNPSAVKFEQISYLDILKLDLKVMDLTAITLCRENSLPIIVFNMNVPGNLKRIVLGENVGTRVYHENEIS; this is encoded by the coding sequence ATGAACCAACCGATTTACAAAAGGATACTTTTAAAGATAAGCGGGGAAGCGTTGATGGGTGAGCGTGGTTATGGAATAGACCCGAGTGTTTTAAATAGATTGGCGGATGAGATTAAAGAGGTTCACGAACTTGGTGTGCAAGTTGGAATTGTTATAGGTGGTGGAAACATTTACAGGGGAGTTGACGCTGTTGCCGAGGGTATAGATAAAGTTGTGGGTGATCAGATGGGTATGCTTGCAACTGTTATAAACGCTCTTGCTTTGCAAAATGTCCTTGAGAAAAAGGGAGTAATGACGCGACTTCAAACAGCAATTGTCATGGAGCAAATCGCTGAACCATTTATAAGGAGAAGGGCGATAAGACATCTTGAAAAGGGAAGAGTTGTGATTTTTGCTGCTGGCACGGGAAATCCATATTTCACAACAGATACAGCAGCTGCTTTAAGGGCTGTTGAAATAAAGGCGGATGTCATTTTGAAGGGGACAAGAGTTGATGGGGTTTATGACTCTGATCCGGAGAAAAATCCATCTGCTGTTAAGTTTGAACAAATTTCATATCTTGATATTTTAAAACTTGATTTAAAAGTTATGGACTTAACAGCTATCACTTTATGTCGTGAAAATAGTTTGCCCATTATAGTTTTCAATATGAATGTCCCGGGGAACTTGAAGCGGATCGTCCTCGGTGAAAATGTCGGAACAAGGGTTTATCATGAAAATGAGATTTCATAA